The Blautia pseudococcoides genome segment CTCTTATAATATTGAAATTCTGCTTATATGATGGTATAGTATACAGGGTCAGGAGGAAGCCTTCGTGGAAAAGATAAGGTGTTTACTTATAATATTACCGGGCATGTATGCAGAAAAATAAAATCATACAGCAGTATCCAAAGGATACTGCTGGTTTGCGTATAAGGAGATTTTTATAAAAATGATAATGTTAAAAAAAAGTTGTCCCTTTTTGTTTCTTTTGGTATCGTTAGTATTAAGTATGAGCATGATGACAGTAAATGCAGCCGCAGCAGTAAGCAATGGTACGGTTTATCCGGTTGAATCCAACAACATACAGGGATGGCCTGCAGGACCGGAAGTGGCATGTGAAACGGCAGTATTGATGGAGGCAGATAATGGAAATATCCTCTACAGCAAAGGAGGAGATGAACTTCGTTATCCTGCCAGTATCACGAAAATAATGACAGCATTACTGGCAATTGAAAATCTGCAGCTTGACACACAGGTGACATTTTCAGAAAACAGTGTGGCATCCGAACAGGTAGCCGGCAGCAGTACGCTTCATATGCAGGTCGGAGAAGTGATAACTGTAGAAGATTGTCTGTATGGACTGATCATTCAGTCAGCCAATGAGATCGCGATCCAGCTGGCAGAGCAGGTATCGGGATCAGAAGCAGCTTTTGCAGAGCTTATGAATCAAAGAGCAGCAGAGATAGGCTGCAAAAGCACAAATTTTGTCAATGCCAGCGGGCTGCCGGATGAAAACCATTATACAACAGCTTATGATATGGCGTTGATCTGCAGAGAGGCCTTAAAAAATCAAACGTTTCGCACAGTGATCCAGACAGAAAACTACGTGATTCCGCCTACAAATTTGTCTGCAGGTGCCAGGGAACTGCATACGCACCACCCGCTATTGGCATCAGAATCTGCAGAATACTATGAAGGATGCCTGGGAGGAAAATCCGGCAGTACAGAAGCAGCAGGAAAGACGTTGGTAACGGCGGCAGAAAGGAAAGGGATTACCCTTATTGCTGTGGTAATGAAGGGAGCAGATATGGGTCCTAACTGCCAGGATACCACGAATCTTCTGAACTATGGGTTTGATAATTTTAAAAAGATTGATTTGAATCAGGGGTTTGTATTAGTTCCGTCAAATGTGAGAATGGAAGAGCTTCAGTGTGAAGAAAACGTGCAGCAGGATGGAAGCGTTTTGTTAAACTACAGTTATTCTGGACAGCCTGTGGGAAGTGCATATAAGGAAGAAGAAAAACCACAGGAAGAAATGAAAGAAAAACCAACTGCTGAAAAAGGTGTATCTGAGTCAAATGATGAAAACACACAGCAGCAGGATAAGAACAATAGAAGTCAATCTCATTCTTTAATGGATGCACTTTTAATATTGCTGGCAGTTCTGATCGCAGTGCTTGTAATCCTCATTGTCCTGCTTACAAAAAAAGATAGAAGAAAAAATAAGAGAAGAAAGAAAAAAAGATAACAGGTTAATAATGAAAATTAAAATAAATAAAAGTGAGGAAAAAGTTATGGGAAAAATAACAGTAGAAACATGTGAGATTGATGGTTTAAAAGTAATTACGCCGGCTGTGTTTGGCGATGAGCGCGGTTATTTTATGGAAACATATAATTACAATGATTACAAAGCTGCAGGCATTGATATGGAATTTGTACAGGACAACCAATCCAGCTCAAAAAAAGGCGTATTAAGAGGTCTTCATTTCCAGATTCATTATCCGCAGGACAAGTTAGTACGTGTTGTAAGCGGGGAAGTATTTGATGTGGCTGTTGATTTGCGTCCGGGATCCAAGACATTTGGAAAATGGTATGGTGTGGTTTTGTCAGCAGAAAATAAAAAACAGTTTTTTATACCTAAAAATTTTGCACATGGTTTTGTGGTTCTTTCCGAACATGCGGAATTTGCATATAAATGTACGGATTTCTACCATCCTAATGATGAGGGCGGATTAAAATGGAATGACCCGGATATTGGAGTTGAATGGCCGATACCTCAGGGAATGACGGAAAAAGATTTGACCATTTCTGAAAAAGATCATAATTGGAGCGGAATTAAAGAGTATATGGAAAGCAAATAAACAGGAGCAGAATATGAAAGAAAAAATATTAGGGTTACCGCTGGAGCTATATCATAATAAAGGACTTATATTGTCATTGTCTAAAAATGATTTTAAGACAAAATATGCAGGTTCTTATCTGGGCATTGTATGGGCATTCATTCAGCCGATTGTTACGATCATGGTATACTGGTTTGTATTTACCGTTGGACTGAAGGCCGGTGATATGGCGGAATATCCATTTGTTCTTTATCTGATTTCGGGAATTGTTCCCTGGTTCTTTTTCCAGGATGCGCTGAATGGTGGAACTAATGCATTGATGGAGTATAATTATCTGGTTAAGAAAGTGGTTTTCAAAATCAGTATTCTTCCTATTGTGAAGGTGTTTTCAGCTTTATTTGTGCATGTGTTTTTTGTGGCATTTGCGCTTGTTATTTGTTCAGTAAATGGGTTTACACCTAATCTATATACACTGCAGATTATTTATTATACGGGCTGCACATTTGTGTTCGCATTGGCTCTTGTCTATGCTACCAGTGCCATTGTGGTATTTTTCCGGGATTTGACACAGATAATTAATATTATTCTTCAGGTAGGTGTGTGGATGACACCTATTATGTGGGATTTAAATATGCTGAGTGGGCATCCCATGCTGATGAAAGCATTTAAGCTGAACCCCATGTATTATATTGTATCCGGATATAGAGACTCCATATTAGGACAGACCGGACTTGCTGCTCATTGGAAATGGGGAATCTATTTCTGGGTTGTGACGATTATAATATTTGCCTTTGGTTCTGTAATATTCAAACGTCTGAAACCACATTTTGCAGATGTATTGTAAGGAGAAAATTGCATGTCAGATAATATCATAGCAGTGGAGCATCTTAGTAAGATGTATAAATTATACGACAAACCTATGGACCGGTTGAAAGAGTCACTGGGGTTGTCAAGAAAAAAGAAATATAAAGAGCACTATGCTTTACAGGATGTATCCTTCCAGGTTAGCAAGGGGGAAACGGTTGGAATTATCGGTACAAATGGTTCCGGAAAATCCACTATATTAAAAATTATTACTGGAGTTTTAAATCCTACAAACGGTAGTGTAAGGGTGAATGGCAGGATTTCTGCCCTATTGGAGTTAGGCGCGGGATTCAACATGGAATATTCCGGACTTGAGAATGTTTATTTGAATGGCACGATGATTGGCTTTTCCAGAGAAGAAATTGATGCTAAACTAGAGGATATCCTCAATTTTGCTGATATTGGTGAATTTATTCATCAGCCTGTGAAGACTTATTCCAGCGGTATGTTTGTGAGGCTTGCGTTTGCGGTTGCCATTAATATTGAACCTGAAATCCTCATAGTAGATGAGGCATTATCGGTAGGGGATGTTTTTTTTCAGGCGAAATGCTATAGGAAGTTTGAAGAATTCAAGAAGATGGGACGTACCATCCTGTTTGTAAGCCATGATTTGGGAAGTATCAGCAAATATTGTGACAGAGTGGTTCTTCTTAACAAAGGGAATAAAGTGGCAGAAGGAAGACCGAAAGAGATGGTTGACCTGTATAAAAAGATTCTGGTAGGTCAGGATGTATCTGTCATAGAAGAGATAGAGGAAGAATCTGATAAGATACTGCAGGAAAAGGAAATGGACTATGAGCATGATATTGAAGTATGGAAAAAGTATATGCTTATTAATCCGGATCTGCAGAGCTATGGAGACGGCAGAGCAGAGATTATTGACTTCGGTATCTTTGACGAGGAAGGTAAAATCACCAATACAGTATATAAAATGCAGTATTTTACTCTGCGAATGAAGATAAAATTTAACAGTAAGATTATAAATCCTATTTTTGCTTTCAGCCTCAAGGACTTAAAAGGAACAGAACTGACAGGAACGAATACGGTTATTGAAAAGGCAGAAACCGGGATCGTTCTGGAGGGAGAGGTGGCTGAGATTTCCTTTACCCAGAAAATGAGATTACAGGGTGGGCAATATCTGCTGCAGTTGGGATGTACAGGCTTTGAGGGGAATGATGATTTTGTTGTATACCATCGTTTATATGACATTTGCTGTATTCAGGTGATTGCTGATAAGACAACAGTAGGTTATTTTGATATGGATACCCGGGTAAATTATGCAAAAGGAGCAGTTCATGAATAGTAGTGGAGAAAACATTAAATTTTCTGTTTTAATTCCGGTATATAACGTGGAAATACACTGGCTTCAGAGAGCGATCGAATCTGTTGCAAACCAGGTGTATGGAAACTGGGAATTGTGTCTTGTGGATGATTGTTCTACGGATCACAGGGTGAGAGAGTATTTGTCTGGTATTCGTGATAAGAGAATAAAGGTAAAGCTTCTTGAAAAAAACAGCGGCATTTCAGCAGCAACTAATGAGGCGGCAGTCCTTGCAGATGGTGATTATCTGGTCTTAATGGATAATGACGATGAGATTGCTGAAAATGCACTTCTGGAATTTTCGGATGTTATTAAAAATACTGGAGCGGATATTTTATACAGTGATCAGGACATCGTTGACGCAGAAGGAAACCATAGGGATCCTTTCTGTAAGCCGGATTGGTCACCGGAATTGCTGTTAAGTCAGATGTATATAGGCCATTTACTTGGTTTTAAACGGAGTCTTTTTGAAAAAGCAGGGGGATTTCGTTCAGAATTTAATGGAAGCCAGGATTATGATCTGATGCTCCGTATGTCTGAAATCACAGATAATATTGTTCATATACCGAAAATATTGTATTCCTGGCGGGCAATCCCTTCTTCAACTGCCAATAATCCAGAGTCTAAGCCATATGCGCAGGTTGTGGGATTGAAAGCTGTACAGGAGCATTTAGACCGTGTTTATGGGAAGGAAGCTGCCAAAGCATATGAGACAGAGAATTATTTTGTATATGATGTGAGGTATTGTCTGAAAGAACATCCACTGGTATCTGTAATTATTCCTACGAAAGATCATGCCCTGCTTTTGGAAAAGGCAGTGCAGAGTATCCTGCGGTTTACCAGGTATGACAGATATGAGATAATTATATTGGATAATAATTCAGAAGAGGCAGAGACCTTTGCATATTTTAAAGATGTTGCTGAGAAAAACCAAAATGTTCATGTTGTGACGGCTGCATTTGAGTTTAATTGGTCAAAACTGAATAATTTTGGAATGAAGCATGCAGATGGAGACATCTATATATTCCTGAATAATGATGTGGAAATCAGCAGCAGTGAATGGATGTACCGGCTAGTGGAGAAAGTGGTACAGCCGGATATAGGTGTAGCAGGGGCTCTTTTGTTATATGAAGATAATAC includes the following:
- a CDS encoding D-alanyl-D-alanine carboxypeptidase family protein, producing MIMLKKSCPFLFLLVSLVLSMSMMTVNAAAAVSNGTVYPVESNNIQGWPAGPEVACETAVLMEADNGNILYSKGGDELRYPASITKIMTALLAIENLQLDTQVTFSENSVASEQVAGSSTLHMQVGEVITVEDCLYGLIIQSANEIAIQLAEQVSGSEAAFAELMNQRAAEIGCKSTNFVNASGLPDENHYTTAYDMALICREALKNQTFRTVIQTENYVIPPTNLSAGARELHTHHPLLASESAEYYEGCLGGKSGSTEAAGKTLVTAAERKGITLIAVVMKGADMGPNCQDTTNLLNYGFDNFKKIDLNQGFVLVPSNVRMEELQCEENVQQDGSVLLNYSYSGQPVGSAYKEEEKPQEEMKEKPTAEKGVSESNDENTQQQDKNNRSQSHSLMDALLILLAVLIAVLVILIVLLTKKDRRKNKRRKKKR
- the rfbC gene encoding dTDP-4-dehydrorhamnose 3,5-epimerase; amino-acid sequence: MGKITVETCEIDGLKVITPAVFGDERGYFMETYNYNDYKAAGIDMEFVQDNQSSSKKGVLRGLHFQIHYPQDKLVRVVSGEVFDVAVDLRPGSKTFGKWYGVVLSAENKKQFFIPKNFAHGFVVLSEHAEFAYKCTDFYHPNDEGGLKWNDPDIGVEWPIPQGMTEKDLTISEKDHNWSGIKEYMESK
- a CDS encoding ABC transporter permease, with the protein product MKEKILGLPLELYHNKGLILSLSKNDFKTKYAGSYLGIVWAFIQPIVTIMVYWFVFTVGLKAGDMAEYPFVLYLISGIVPWFFFQDALNGGTNALMEYNYLVKKVVFKISILPIVKVFSALFVHVFFVAFALVICSVNGFTPNLYTLQIIYYTGCTFVFALALVYATSAIVVFFRDLTQIINIILQVGVWMTPIMWDLNMLSGHPMLMKAFKLNPMYYIVSGYRDSILGQTGLAAHWKWGIYFWVVTIIIFAFGSVIFKRLKPHFADVL
- a CDS encoding ABC transporter ATP-binding protein produces the protein MSDNIIAVEHLSKMYKLYDKPMDRLKESLGLSRKKKYKEHYALQDVSFQVSKGETVGIIGTNGSGKSTILKIITGVLNPTNGSVRVNGRISALLELGAGFNMEYSGLENVYLNGTMIGFSREEIDAKLEDILNFADIGEFIHQPVKTYSSGMFVRLAFAVAINIEPEILIVDEALSVGDVFFQAKCYRKFEEFKKMGRTILFVSHDLGSISKYCDRVVLLNKGNKVAEGRPKEMVDLYKKILVGQDVSVIEEIEEESDKILQEKEMDYEHDIEVWKKYMLINPDLQSYGDGRAEIIDFGIFDEEGKITNTVYKMQYFTLRMKIKFNSKIINPIFAFSLKDLKGTELTGTNTVIEKAETGIVLEGEVAEISFTQKMRLQGGQYLLQLGCTGFEGNDDFVVYHRLYDICCIQVIADKTTVGYFDMDTRVNYAKGAVHE